In Deinococcus roseus, the following are encoded in one genomic region:
- a CDS encoding alpha-ketoacid dehydrogenase subunit beta: protein MTMQSPEKPSSSPIRKPLNLIQAINEALREELLRDQSVLVFGEDVAKRGGVFLATEGLQSEFGKKRVFDTPLSEASIVGAAVGMCVRGLRPVAEIQFADYLYPGFDQIVSQAAKIRYRSGGGFYCPMVIRTPSGGGVRGGNHHSQSPESYFTHTPGLKVVMPSTPYDAKGLLKEAIRLDDPVMFFEPKRLYRSFKEDVPLDDYTIPFGKAATRMEGSDITLIGYGGVMPDVIKAAEALKAEGIHPEVLDLRTLIPWDREAVLSSVAKTGRVVLISEAPRTSNFMGEVAYVIQEELFDQMLAPVVQVAGFDTPYPYALDKVYLPGPNRILRAAAKSLGY, encoded by the coding sequence ATGACCATGCAAAGTCCCGAAAAACCTTCATCCTCTCCCATTCGCAAACCGCTCAACCTGATCCAGGCCATCAATGAGGCTTTAAGGGAAGAGCTCTTGCGAGACCAGAGCGTGCTGGTGTTTGGGGAGGATGTGGCAAAGCGGGGTGGGGTCTTCCTGGCCACCGAGGGTCTGCAGTCCGAATTCGGCAAGAAACGGGTCTTTGACACCCCCCTCTCTGAAGCGTCGATTGTGGGTGCTGCAGTGGGGATGTGCGTCCGGGGCCTCCGCCCGGTGGCCGAAATCCAGTTTGCAGATTACCTGTACCCTGGTTTCGACCAGATCGTGTCGCAGGCGGCCAAAATCCGGTACCGCAGTGGGGGCGGTTTTTACTGCCCGATGGTGATTCGCACCCCATCCGGCGGTGGTGTGCGCGGCGGAAACCACCACTCCCAGAGCCCAGAGTCCTACTTCACCCACACACCGGGCCTCAAAGTGGTGATGCCTTCCACGCCTTACGATGCCAAGGGCCTTTTAAAAGAAGCCATCCGTCTGGACGATCCGGTGATGTTCTTTGAACCCAAACGCCTCTACCGTTCTTTCAAAGAAGATGTGCCTTTAGACGATTACACCATCCCCTTTGGCAAAGCTGCAACGCGCATGGAAGGCAGCGACATCACCCTGATTGGGTACGGTGGTGTGATGCCCGATGTGATCAAAGCTGCAGAGGCCCTCAAAGCCGAAGGCATCCATCCTGAAGTCCTGGATCTGCGCACCCTGATCCCCTGGGACCGGGAAGCTGTGCTGTCCAGCGTGGCCAAAACCGGACGGGTGGTCCTGATCTCCGAGGCCCCCAGAACCTCCAACTTCATGGGAGAGGTGGCTTACGTGATTCAGGAAGAGCTCTTCGACCAGATGCTGGCTCCGGTGGTGCAGGTGGCCGGGTTTGACACCCCCTACCCTTACGCGCTGGACAAGGTTTACCTGCCCGGACCGAACCGGATCCTGCGTGCTGCTGCAAAATCTCTGGGTTACTGA
- a CDS encoding thiamine pyrophosphate-dependent dehydrogenase E1 component subunit alpha — protein MFEAFTNQPIRLIGEDGSRTQPFELDLGVDELLQIHRDMIRSRVCDERLIPILRQGKTSFYAQSTGMEATQIGIAWGTRKKHDWYWPYYRDNGLILTLGMPLKRWISQLLGSNDDVCKGRQMPQHFSDPENHIASICSAIGSHIAPAAGTAIAQKYLGTDEITICTFGEGATSEGDWHAGVNMASANKAPCLFICENNQYAISLNVRDQTNSKNIAVKGHAYGIPGFYVDGQDVLAVRAVVKQAAEYIRAGNGSVLIECLTYRIGTHSSSDDDSRYRSKEEVESWRAQDPLVRFERFLEKEGILPAREEIEAYYGSVLAEFEEALSTSDASGYPTWEILFDDVYSDLPDHLAQQAIYVREENL, from the coding sequence ATGTTTGAAGCATTCACCAACCAGCCCATCCGTTTGATCGGAGAGGATGGATCCCGCACCCAGCCGTTTGAGCTGGATCTGGGTGTGGATGAACTTTTACAGATCCACCGGGACATGATCCGTTCCCGGGTGTGCGATGAACGCCTCATTCCCATTCTGCGTCAGGGCAAGACCAGCTTTTATGCCCAGTCCACAGGCATGGAGGCCACCCAGATTGGCATTGCCTGGGGCACCCGCAAGAAGCATGACTGGTACTGGCCTTATTACCGCGACAATGGCCTGATCCTGACCCTGGGGATGCCTTTGAAGCGCTGGATCTCCCAGCTGCTGGGCAGCAACGATGACGTGTGCAAGGGCCGCCAGATGCCCCAGCACTTCTCGGATCCAGAGAACCACATTGCCAGCATCTGCAGCGCCATTGGCAGCCACATTGCTCCTGCAGCAGGCACCGCCATTGCACAGAAATACCTTGGCACCGATGAGATCACCATCTGCACTTTCGGGGAAGGGGCCACCAGCGAGGGCGACTGGCACGCAGGCGTGAACATGGCCTCTGCCAACAAGGCCCCCTGCCTGTTCATCTGCGAGAACAACCAGTACGCCATCAGCCTGAACGTCAGGGACCAGACCAACAGCAAGAACATTGCGGTCAAGGGCCACGCTTACGGCATCCCTGGTTTTTACGTGGATGGTCAGGACGTGCTGGCCGTGCGCGCAGTGGTCAAACAGGCCGCAGAGTACATCCGGGCTGGAAACGGCTCTGTACTGATCGAGTGCCTGACCTACCGCATCGGGACGCACTCCAGTTCCGACGATGATTCCCGTTACCGCAGCAAGGAAGAAGTGGAGTCCTGGAGGGCGCAGGACCCCCTGGTGCGCTTTGAACGCTTTCTGGAAAAAGAGGGCATTCTTCCAGCCCGTGAAGAAATCGAGGCGTATTATGGGAGTGTGCTTGCCGAATTCGAGGAGGCCCTGAGCACCTCCGATGCCTCGGGCTACCCCACCTGGGAAATCCTGTTCGATGATGTGTACAGCGACCTCCCGGACCACCTTGCACAGCAGGCCATCTACGTCAGGGAGGAGAACCTATGA
- a CDS encoding uroporphyrinogen-III synthase, with protein MAWFDGLKVLSLETRRREEMTTLIEKYEGVATVVPSLREVALDTNTELMRFVERLEAGNVDYLVCMTGVGTRMFLRDVVKCYPEALKALKNVNIVIRGNKPLKALKEFGLSGIMVKKPHTWREVQDFLHSISLQDAFISILEFGEPTPLVLMDSLKEQGATVQSIPVYRCALPEDPTPLQEAVKGCIRGEFDVLLLSSGTQIVHFLKCARDMGLEFDLRQSLRRMVIASIGPACSEAVGDLDLSMDVEASPHKMGILVRQASENAAGILQQKKPVNSWI; from the coding sequence ATGGCCTGGTTTGATGGACTGAAAGTGCTGTCTCTGGAGACCCGCAGACGCGAAGAAATGACCACCCTGATCGAAAAATACGAGGGGGTGGCCACCGTGGTCCCCAGCCTGCGTGAAGTGGCACTGGACACCAACACCGAACTGATGCGCTTTGTGGAACGCCTGGAAGCCGGAAATGTGGATTACCTGGTCTGCATGACCGGGGTGGGCACCCGCATGTTCCTGCGCGATGTGGTCAAATGCTACCCCGAGGCTTTAAAGGCCCTGAAGAACGTCAACATCGTGATCCGGGGCAACAAGCCCCTCAAAGCCCTCAAAGAATTTGGACTGTCGGGCATCATGGTGAAAAAACCCCACACCTGGAGGGAGGTGCAGGATTTCCTGCACAGCATCAGTTTGCAGGACGCCTTCATCAGCATTCTGGAATTCGGGGAACCCACCCCCCTGGTCCTGATGGACAGCCTGAAAGAACAGGGGGCCACCGTGCAGAGCATTCCGGTGTACCGCTGTGCCCTGCCCGAAGACCCCACCCCTTTGCAGGAAGCCGTCAAAGGCTGCATCCGGGGAGAATTTGATGTGCTGCTGCTGTCCAGTGGCACCCAGATCGTGCATTTTTTAAAGTGTGCGCGGGACATGGGGCTGGAATTTGATTTGCGGCAATCCCTGAGGCGCATGGTGATTGCTTCGATTGGTCCAGCCTGCAGTGAAGCGGTGGGAGACCTCGACCTCAGCATGGATGTGGAGGCCAGCCCCCACAAGATGGGCATTCTGGTGCGTCAGGCCTCGGAGAATGCAGCGGGCATTTTGCAGCAGAAGAAACCTGTCAACAGCTGGATCTGA
- a CDS encoding LysR substrate-binding domain-containing protein — translation MAQSLELRHLRYFVAVAEELNFTRAAERVFLTQPALSQQIKALEEILGVTLLERTQRKVRLTDAGRVFLDGARRTLQEADRAIKEARKADGIPRITLGYVEYAFQSVVGPIVTALLKEHPEIRLERREIPHYQIGQALENRTIDVGFGVLPMEGEDIENQNMGRARWQLVVPAQHPLAKLEKIPLSALETEPLIMFSRSMNSLLYEQVIARLRKAGIEPSVVYETAQVEAGENMVELGVGLWVVTTYIIADGLPETLVARDLEGFEPMQMGMAWRKGEETGLLGKVLEMCSKAGGWKGCDSWPCEPSGAGV, via the coding sequence ATGGCTCAATCCCTGGAACTCCGGCACTTGCGTTATTTTGTGGCTGTGGCAGAAGAACTGAATTTCACCCGTGCAGCAGAACGGGTGTTCCTGACCCAGCCTGCTTTGAGCCAGCAGATCAAAGCCCTTGAAGAGATCCTGGGCGTGACCCTGCTGGAACGCACCCAGCGCAAAGTGCGCCTGACGGATGCCGGACGGGTGTTTCTGGATGGAGCCAGACGCACCCTGCAGGAAGCAGACCGTGCCATCAAAGAAGCCCGCAAAGCCGACGGCATCCCCCGCATCACCCTGGGCTATGTGGAATATGCGTTTCAATCGGTGGTGGGACCCATCGTTACAGCCCTGCTGAAGGAGCACCCCGAAATCCGTCTGGAACGCCGTGAAATCCCCCACTACCAGATTGGACAGGCCCTGGAAAACCGCACCATTGATGTGGGCTTCGGGGTTTTGCCCATGGAAGGAGAGGACATCGAAAACCAGAACATGGGACGGGCCAGATGGCAACTGGTGGTGCCTGCCCAGCACCCCCTGGCAAAACTGGAGAAGATCCCCCTGTCTGCGCTGGAAACAGAACCCCTGATCATGTTCTCCCGGTCCATGAACTCCCTGCTGTATGAACAGGTGATCGCCCGCCTGCGCAAAGCGGGCATTGAACCCAGCGTGGTTTACGAAACCGCCCAGGTGGAAGCCGGAGAGAACATGGTGGAACTCGGGGTGGGATTGTGGGTGGTCACCACCTACATCATTGCAGACGGACTTCCTGAAACCCTGGTCGCCAGAGACCTGGAGGGTTTTGAACCCATGCAGATGGGCATGGCCTGGAGAAAAGGCGAAGAAACAGGCCTGCTGGGGAAGGTTCTGGAGATGTGCAGCAAAGCAGGAGGCTGGAAAGGTTGCGACTCCTGGCCATGTGAGCCTTCTGGGGCTGGCGTTTGA
- a CDS encoding sodium:proton antiporter, with product MDPTETGGLLQTLGLHLSQNALMGWAIALFVGTYVLIVLEKYIHRTMAALLGASVMMALGILTSKQAWSSIDFNTIFLLFGMMNIVTILSHSGFFQLVADRAVIFTRGDLTRILWVFSLLTALFSAFLDNVTTVLFMVPVMIRVTKQLKLNPIPFVIALVIASNTGGTLTLIGDPPNIIIGSIANKGFNDFLIEVAPYASVAFLLGLMLMQFLMRRAGDLKAKVTPEELQQILHASSQGQFDYPLMRKALVVFALTIVLFVLARPLGLEAGVIALLTSTILALLTGLSAAWIMEKVEWTTLIFFMGLFVVIGGLEHTGVFAIIADHLQVLIGQDIKQGILVLGFSSALISGFVDNIPFTISMAKVLKDMQTTLGPAMDPLWWALSLGACLGGNLTLIGASANIVSADLADREGYKITFFGFMKYGTPVAFVTVTVAVLLFWVTHAVMGLQ from the coding sequence ATGGACCCAACTGAAACGGGTGGACTTCTGCAGACCCTTGGCTTGCACCTTTCCCAGAATGCCCTGATGGGCTGGGCCATTGCGCTCTTTGTGGGCACCTACGTCCTGATCGTGCTGGAAAAATACATCCACCGCACCATGGCTGCCTTGCTGGGGGCCTCGGTGATGATGGCGCTGGGGATCCTCACCTCAAAGCAGGCCTGGAGCAGTATTGACTTCAACACCATTTTTCTGCTGTTTGGCATGATGAACATCGTCACCATCCTCAGCCATTCAGGCTTTTTTCAGCTGGTGGCAGACCGGGCTGTGATTTTCACCAGAGGGGATCTCACCCGCATTCTGTGGGTGTTCTCTTTGCTGACGGCTCTGTTTTCGGCGTTTCTGGACAACGTGACCACCGTGCTGTTCATGGTGCCCGTGATGATCCGGGTGACAAAACAACTCAAACTGAACCCCATTCCTTTTGTGATTGCACTGGTGATTGCTTCCAACACCGGAGGCACCCTCACCCTGATTGGAGACCCGCCCAACATCATCATTGGGTCGATTGCGAACAAGGGCTTCAATGATTTTCTGATCGAGGTGGCCCCTTATGCTTCCGTGGCCTTTTTGCTGGGACTGATGCTGATGCAATTCCTGATGCGCCGTGCAGGAGACCTGAAAGCAAAAGTGACCCCAGAAGAACTGCAGCAGATCCTGCACGCCAGCAGCCAGGGCCAGTTTGATTACCCCCTTATGCGCAAAGCCCTGGTGGTCTTTGCCCTCACCATCGTGCTTTTCGTGCTGGCAAGACCGTTGGGTCTGGAAGCGGGAGTGATTGCCCTGCTGACCAGCACCATCCTGGCCCTGCTGACGGGTCTTTCTGCTGCCTGGATCATGGAAAAAGTGGAATGGACCACCCTGATTTTCTTCATGGGCCTTTTTGTGGTAATTGGAGGTCTGGAGCACACCGGGGTCTTTGCCATCATTGCAGACCACCTTCAGGTCTTGATCGGGCAGGACATCAAGCAGGGGATTCTGGTGCTGGGGTTCTCCAGTGCCCTGATTTCAGGCTTTGTGGACAACATCCCTTTCACCATCAGCATGGCCAAGGTGCTGAAAGACATGCAGACCACCCTGGGACCCGCAATGGACCCTTTGTGGTGGGCATTGTCCCTGGGGGCGTGCCTGGGCGGCAACCTGACCCTGATTGGAGCCAGTGCCAACATTGTTTCTGCAGACCTGGCAGACCGCGAAGGGTACAAGATCACCTTTTTTGGGTTCATGAAATATGGGACACCCGTTGCTTTTGTGACCGTGACGGTGGCTGTGTTGTTGTTCTGGGTGACACATGCAGTGATGGGCTTGCAATAG
- a CDS encoding dihydrolipoamide acetyltransferase family protein yields MSKEIRLPELAESVVEGEILRWMVEVGEKIEKDQPYIEVMTDKVTVELPSPISGVLQSQLVKVGDIVPVHAPIAIIAEEGEDTSAQPVATPAQVDSLQEHKEDTGDELSLFKAFGEAEKVKMPDSIRQPSAALKQNEAQKSVPQTSVHGRALAVPAARQLARELELDINEVKGSGPNGRIRVIDVHKHAESLKPATGGGAPSHFPSPVQYRTPRGYEDRETRVPLRGLRRAISQQMQASHLYTVRTLTVDETNLTSLVQLREKLKPHLEKDGVKLSYLPFIFKAIVAALKKFPSLNTSFDEARQEIVQKHYYNMGMAVSTDAGLVVPVIRDVDKKTVLEMAQEIQEVAEQARSGKLSPDRMAGSTFSITNIGSIGALFSFPIINVPDAAIMGIHTIQKRPIVNAQDEIVVAHMMYLSLSFDHRLVDGAEAARFCKEVIRLLETPELLVLNA; encoded by the coding sequence ATGTCAAAAGAAATCCGTCTGCCTGAACTGGCCGAATCGGTGGTGGAAGGCGAAATCCTCCGCTGGATGGTCGAGGTCGGGGAAAAAATAGAAAAAGACCAGCCCTACATCGAGGTCATGACCGACAAGGTGACCGTGGAACTGCCCAGTCCCATCTCCGGGGTGCTGCAAAGCCAGCTGGTCAAGGTGGGAGACATCGTGCCCGTGCATGCCCCCATTGCCATCATTGCCGAGGAGGGCGAGGACACCTCTGCCCAGCCTGTCGCCACACCTGCCCAGGTGGATTCTTTGCAGGAGCACAAAGAGGACACGGGCGATGAACTGAGTTTGTTTAAAGCCTTCGGGGAAGCAGAAAAAGTCAAGATGCCCGATTCCATCCGCCAGCCTTCTGCTGCCCTGAAGCAAAACGAGGCCCAGAAATCTGTTCCCCAGACCTCCGTGCATGGTCGGGCACTGGCCGTTCCTGCTGCCCGCCAGCTGGCCCGCGAACTGGAGCTGGACATCAACGAGGTCAAAGGCAGCGGTCCCAATGGCCGCATCCGGGTCATTGATGTGCACAAGCATGCCGAAAGCCTGAAGCCTGCCACCGGAGGTGGAGCCCCCTCCCATTTCCCCTCCCCCGTGCAATACCGCACCCCCAGAGGCTACGAGGACCGCGAAACCCGTGTACCCCTCAGGGGTCTGCGCCGCGCCATCAGCCAGCAGATGCAGGCTTCCCACCTTTACACCGTGCGCACCCTCACCGTGGACGAGACCAACCTGACCAGCCTGGTCCAGCTGCGGGAAAAACTCAAACCCCACCTGGAAAAAGACGGGGTGAAGCTCAGCTACCTGCCGTTCATCTTCAAGGCCATTGTGGCTGCCCTGAAGAAGTTCCCCAGCCTGAACACCTCCTTCGATGAGGCCAGACAGGAAATCGTGCAGAAGCATTACTACAACATGGGAATGGCCGTTTCCACGGATGCAGGTCTGGTGGTCCCCGTGATCCGGGATGTTGACAAAAAGACCGTGCTGGAAATGGCCCAGGAAATCCAGGAGGTGGCAGAGCAGGCCCGCAGCGGGAAGCTCTCGCCGGACCGCATGGCAGGCAGCACCTTCTCCATCACCAACATCGGATCCATCGGGGCACTGTTCAGCTTCCCCATCATCAACGTGCCAGATGCTGCCATCATGGGCATCCACACCATCCAGAAGCGTCCCATCGTGAATGCACAGGATGAAATCGTGGTGGCCCACATGATGTACCTGTCTTTAAGCTTCGATCACCGTCTGGTGGATGGTGCAGAAGCTGCCCGTTTCTGCAAAGAGGTCATCCGTTTGCTGGAAACCCCTGAATTGCTGGTGCTGAACGCTTAG